The Epinephelus lanceolatus isolate andai-2023 chromosome 8, ASM4190304v1, whole genome shotgun sequence genome includes a window with the following:
- the pnpla1 gene encoding patatin-like phospholipase domain-containing protein 4 yields MAPGVSSCHYRDVPPSISFSGSGFMSTYQLGVAQCFLQYAPWILSTAPCVLGASAGSLVAAAVVCEMSMITIRDEILHFAKQLKAFTLGPFNPSINVFHWLECLLHKHLPSNAHQLANGRLSVSMTRMSDGKHIFMSEFQSKEDVVQALLCSCFVPMYCGVLPPSFRGVYYLDGGFSSMQPVLSVPYSQTLTVSPFSGETDICPADTPCMWDMVVSGSTLKGNMANSFRIINALYPMDLKILEQAYHSGYKDAIHFLQSNDLVPYLMIHRISQGPVNCHQTKSLMNLTTTTDEEKEMKVEEKTALTTFRTDRRMQTRSSIEYESTGNRPVKDPPLHSDVVKNVMLGNMVTYLNMFGLPARLLSNLLLPLMLLFYVVHQSRHRMELLFRQVPELLFWVWHGLRHFTVFFFNICVCTIKKNITDRIMPTITLVQWLIIVLYEAP; encoded by the exons ATGGCTCCAGGGGTGTCCAGTTGTCATTATCGGGATGTTCCTCCTTCCATCTCCTTCTCTGGATCTGGATTCATGTCCACCTACCAGTTAGGGGTTGCCCAGTGCTTCCTACAATATGCACCTTGGATCCTGAGCACAGCACCTTGTGTCCTGGGTGCATCTGCTGGGTCTCTGGTGGCAGCTGCTGTGGTCTGTGAGATGAGCATGA TTACTATTCGGGATGAGATACTGCATTTTGCCAAACAGCTGAAGGCTTTCACACTTGGACCATTTAACCCCTCGATCAACGTTTTCCACTGGTTAGAGTGTCTTCTACACAAACATCTTCCTTCCAATGCACACCAGCTGGCAAACGGGCGTCTTTCTGTGTCTATGACGCGCATGAGTGATGGCAAGCACATTTTCATGTCTGAGTTCCAGTCCAAGGAGGACGTAGTGCAG GCTTTGCTATGCAGCTGCTTTGTGCCTATGTACTGTGGAGTGCTGCCTCCATCCTTCAGAGGAGTG TACTACCTGGACGGGGGTTTCAGCAGCATGCAGCCAGTGCTGTCCGTACCCTACAGTCAAACCTTGACGGTGTCTCCATTCTCTGGAGAGACAGACATCTGTCCCGCCGACACACCTTGCATGTGGGACATGGTGGTGAGTGGCAGCACCTTGAAGGGGAATATGGCGAACAGCTTCAGGATCATTAATGCTCTCTACCCCATGGATTTAAAG ATACTGGAACAAGCCTACCACAGCGGCTACAAAGATGCTATTCACTTCCTCCAGAGCAATG ATCTTGTCCCATATTTGATGATACACAGAATATCCCAAGGGCCAGTTAACTGTCACCAAACTAAATCGTTGATGAATCTGACGACCACCACAGATGAAGAGAAGGAGATGAAGGTGGAAGAGAAAACCGCACTGACGACTTTTAGAACCGACAGACGCATGCAGACGAGAAGCTCTATTGAGTACGAATCGACTGGAAATCGACCGGTTAAAGATCCTCCTCTCCATTCTGATGTGGTTAAGAATG TCATGCTTGGAAACATGGTGACCTATCTGAACATGTTTGGACTCCCTGCAAGACTCTTATCCAACCTGCTCCTACCTCTCATGCTGTTGTTTTACGTTGTACACCAGAGTAGGCACAG AATGGAGTTGTTGTTCAGGCAGGTGCCCGAGTTGCTGTTCTGGGTTTGGCATGGCCTGAGACATTTTACAGTCTTCTTTTTCAACATATGTGTCTGCACCATCAAGAAGAACATAACCGACCG GATTATGCCCACCATCACGCTGGTGCAGTGGCTGATTATAGTACTATATGAGGCTCCATAA